From Carya illinoinensis cultivar Pawnee chromosome 5, C.illinoinensisPawnee_v1, whole genome shotgun sequence, one genomic window encodes:
- the LOC122310716 gene encoding chloroplast sensor kinase, chloroplastic encodes MNQRSNTFSLSTAKSLAFGFGFGSIHSPLAFPSNTSSTMLLSATTPRPPLSNSNSHAFSLHFCTNISSLLSLRPYVPNHRRLFPFFLFTHASSSLTNPNPHTLRHVSNHDEPEGPMVSSASAVASTIRRASTSPVEFLQRTEKDHKSRLVLPSPDFQRLCIEQLDLFRRILDPDAQLSVYVRPAGSYVMDRLELRRATVYPGGVGVSDTVILVGTFGVPTGLRAAEAALSNQQVEVFVPENRAVVFPMVKNPFVVGFLVAELPMLEPGACEDGLSDAHDLIHYFPSPEEAYSLPPGSGIKSWEIKSVKDESMRMYSFSAEQRANAINIARSLAMAYVMDQKAMLLQQSSWQNNVRMCDLVEQIRGPLSSIRTLGKMLSVQLKKSEISYDIVKDILVQGDHIRDTLQQLQDAVYLTKAHIVHYNDETLKKVHNSTYAHESVRSQLPNNLSSDGSKNKVQKSHEPLSLNAVAKDLEMPLPPLALAPLQHGIRPCNISTVLADLIEAVRPLAHKQQRVVELSELSDPLQVAVEEPALRQALSNLIEGALLRTHVGGKVEIVSTGAPAGGSLVVIDDDGPDMHYMTQMHSLTPFGADLFSEDMVEDNLTWNFVAGIAVAREILESYGCVLRIISPRTTDAALGAGGTRVELWLPLFLESSDLNGHTQKE; translated from the exons ATGAACCAACGGAGCAACA CTTTCAGCCTTTCAACGGCCAAGTCGCTTGCCTTCGGCTTTGGATTTGGCTCCATCCACTCTCCTCTGGCCTTCCCCTCCAATACATCGTCTACGATGCTACTGTCTGCAACTACTCCTCGACCACCtctctccaactccaactcTCACGCCTTTAGCCTCCATTTCTGCACAAATATCagctcccttctctctctcagaCCTTACGTTCCCAATCATAGAAGACTCTTCCCCTTCTTCCTCTTCACCCACGCTTCTTCTTCCCTCACTAATCCTAACCCCCACACGCTCCGCCACGTCTCTAACCACGATGAACCCGAGGGACCCATGGTCTCCTCCGCCTCCGCCGTCGCCTCCACCATTCGCAGAGCTTCTACCTCCCCCGTTGAGTTCTTGCAGAGGACTGAAAAGGACCACAAGAGTCGCCTGGTTCTTCCGAGCCCTGATTTTCAGCGACTCTGTATCGAACAGTTAGACCTCTTTCGCCGAATTCTTGATCCCGACGCTCAGCTCTCG GTCTATGTAAGGCCAGCCGGTAGTTATGTGATGGACCGTCTAGAGCTACGTCGCGCTACCGTTTATCCTGGAGGAGTCGGTGTGTCCGACACTGTGATATTAGTCGGCACTTTCGGTGTTCCCACGGGTTTGCGCGCAGCAGAAGCTGCCCTTTCGAATCAACAA GTAGAAGTCTTCGTGCCTGAGAACAGGGCCGTGGTCTTTCCGATGGTGAAAAACCCGTTTGTGGTGGGGTTCTTGGTTGCCGAGCTTCCGATGTTGGAGCCAGGAGCGTGTGAGGATGGGTTGAGTGATGCGCATGATTTGATTCACTACTTCCCTTCTCCGGAGGAAGCATATTCTTTGCCTCCAGGGTCGGGTATCAAATCCTGGGAAATTAAAAGTGTCAAGGATGAGTCAATGAGAATGTACAGTTTTAGTGCCGAGCAGAGAGCAAATGCTATCAACATCGCTCGGTCTCTAGCAATGGCATATGTTATGGATCAG AAAGCAATGTTGCTCCAGCAATCGTCATGGCAAAATAATGTCAGGATGTGTGATCTGGTTGAGCAA ATTCGTGGTCCTCTTTCTAGCATTCGGACTTTAGGTAAAATGCTATCTGTTCAGTTGAAGAAAAGTGAG ATTTCTTATGACATTGTCAAAGACATACTGGTGCAAGGTGATCATATTAGAGATACCCTTCAACAACTCCAGGATGCAGTTTACTTGACAAag GCTCATATAGTTCACTACAATGATGAAACATTGAAGAAAGTGCACAATTCTACTTATGCCCATGAGTCGGTGAGGTCTCAGTTACCAAATAACCTTTCAAGCGATGGTTCAAAAAATAAGGTGCAAAAGTCTCACGAGCCACTTTCTCTAAATGCTGTAGCCAAGGATTTAGAGATGCCCCTCCCGCCCCTGGCTCTTGCACCTCTACAACATGGAATTAG ACCATGCAATATTTCTACTGTGTTGGCAGATTTGATTGAGGCTGTAAGACCTCTTGCTCATAAGCAGCAACGTGTAGTAGAACTAAGTGAACTTTCAGATCCCCTGCAAGTTGCTGTGGAAGAACCTGCTTTGCGGCAGGCCCTGAGCAATTTGATTGAGGGTGCATTGCTGCGTACGCATGTTGGAGGAAAGGTTGAAATTGTGTCTACTGGAGCACCGGCAGGTGGTTCCCTTGTTGTTATTGACGATGATGGGCCTGATATGCACTATATG ACGCAGATGCATTCCCTCACACCATTTGGAGCAGATCTCTTTTCGGAAGATATGGTTGAAGATAACCTGACATGGAACTTTGTTGCTGGGATAGCTGTTGCTCGTGAGATACTAGAGAGTTACGGCTGTGTACTCCGTATCATATCTCCCCGGACCACAGATGCTGCCCTTGGGGCAGGTGGAACTCGTGTGGAACTATGGCTTCCATTATTTCTGGAATCATCTGATTTGAATGGCCACACTCAGAAGGAATAG